Genomic segment of Pochonia chlamydosporia 170 chromosome 1, whole genome shotgun sequence:
CAGGGTGTCGACCCCGATGACCTGATGCTTACTGCCTGTTTGGCCGCCTcccgcaagaagaagggtatCGATGCCATCGACAAGGCTTTCCTCAAGGCCCTCAAGTACTACCCCCGTGCCAAGTCTGTCCTGTCCAAGTACAAGGTCATTGACTTCCACCCCTTTGATCCCGTCTCCAAGAAGGTCCAGGCTGTCGTCGAGTCTCCCCAGGGCGAGCGCATCACCTGTGTCAAGGGTGCCCCTCTTTTCGTTCTCAAGACTGTCGAGGAGGACCACCCCATCCCCGAGGCTGTCGACAAGGCTTACAAGAACTGCGTCGCCGAGTTCGCTACCCGTGGTTTCCGTTCTCTTGGTGTTGCCCGCAAGCGTGGTGAGGGTGCTTGGGAGATTCTCGGAATCATGCCTTGCTCTGATCCTCCCCGTCACGACACTGCTCGCACTATCAACGAAGCCAAGATTCTCGGTCTGTCCATCAAGATGTTGACTGGTGATGCCGTCGGTATTGCCCGTGAGACTTCTCGCCAGCTTGGTCTCGGCACCAACGTCTACAACGCTGAGCGTCTCGGtctcggtggtggtggtgacatgcCCGGTTCTGAGGTCTACGATTTCGTCGAGGCTGCTGATGGTTTCGCTGAAGTTTTCCCCCAGCACAAGTACTCCGTCGTCGAGATTCTCCAGCAGCGTGGCTACCTCGTTGCCATGACTGGTGACGGTGTCAACGACGCTCCCTCGCTGAAGAAGGCCGATACTGGTATTGCCGTCGAGGGTGCCTCTGATGCTGCTCGTTCCGCTGCCGATATTGTCTTCCTTGCCCCCGGTCTcggtgccatcattgacgcCCTCAAGACTTCTCGCCAGATTTTCCACCGCATGTACGCCTACGTCGTCTACCGTATCGCCCTGTCTCTGCACATGGAGATCTTCCTCGGTCTCTGGattgccattctcaaccaGTCCCTCAACATCCAGCTGgtcgtcttcatcgccatTTTCGCCGATATTGCCACCCTTGCCATCGCCTACGACAATGCTCCCTACTCTCAGACTCCCGTCAAGTGGAACCTGCCCAAGCTCTGGGGTATGTCCGTCCTCCTCGGTGTTGTCCTGGCTGTCGGTACCTGGATTGCCCTCACCACCATGTTCGCTGGTGGCGAGAACGGTGGTATCGTCCAGAACTTTGGTAAGATGGATGAGGTTCTCTTCCTTGAGATCTCTCTTACTGAGAACTGGCTGATCTTTATCACCCGTGCCAACGGTCCTTTCTGGTCTTCTATTCCCTCTTGGCAGCTCACCGGTGCCATTTTGGTCGTCGATATCCTCGCCACCTTCTTCTGTCTTTTCGGCTGGTTCGTCGGTGGTCAGACCTCCATTGTCGCCGTTGTCCGTATCTGGATCTTCTCCTTTGgtgtctttgccatcatgggtGGTCTCTACTACTTCATGCAGGGCAGCACCGGATTCGACAACCTCATGCACGGCAAGTCCCCCAAGAAGGACCAGAAGCAGCGCTCGCTGGAAGACTTTGGTAAGTTTTTACTCGTTTACTCTGCCTTGATATGTCAAGATCACACGCTAACAATTGCTCTTTTACAGTCGTCTCCCTGCAGCGTGTTTCTACCCAGCACGAGAAGTCTTCGTAAATATAAAAAAGGCTCTGCTGTTACATACCCGCATGGCATCGTGCCTGCTCTTTCGCTTTCACATGTTTAAATTTGCATTGTACGAGTCTTAAACGTGAGCATCAACGCggtgtggatgaggaggcaacttttcttttttttcccctAGAGATACCGTCTTCTGGACAACCTaatgaagaaaataaaaaaaataataCATGTTACTGCGCCTCTGAGTGAATGCTACGTGTCATACTTACTGCCCAGCAGTCAGATTATGGACATGAGTTGTCAATTGGTCATGGCTACTTGATTCACCTGGCTAGGCATCAGCTAGACATCAAGTGAGGGATAAAGCCGACCTTGCCTGCGCGATCGGTATTCATGCATTGGAGGGTGTGCAGCTTCATGCATTTGTGTACTAGATGTCATCAAGTCCACATACCTTGATGATAATTGCTTCTTAGCCGTTGTCGATACGCCAATGCTAAACTTGGGCCTGGTGAGTTTGCCTCCAAAGCCGCATGGCGGTGGCGCAAAGTACACAAATCACGTGATTTCAACTACCATCTTCGAGCTTGCCCGAAGTTCTGACCTGTCGTCCAATGCATTTCACCTTTTCACCAACAACTTCAATTTTATCCTTGTATTTTATATCCAGTGCCTCGTATCAAATGCGGCTTGTTTAGCTGTTTCCTCTGGCGGTTGAATTACGATATTGGAGTCGTTTTTTGGTGTGATCTTCACAGTACGCTCTTACTTGCGTTTGGTCGAACTTTGCCTGTAGGGGGATACTTGGCGTTGTTTAATTGTTTGGAGAGATTTGAGTGTAGGTATGGAGATTCCGGGGTATTATTATGGTATGTTTCTGTTCATTTTGCTGATTTTGATCTATGCTGGGACCGGGGGTGAAAGAAGGTGTGAGACGTCAGGCACACATCAATAAGATAAAGAATGCTCTACAATTCAAAGGAGTACAAGGAAGTCAATGCAGCATGCTAACGACGTGCAGATACCGTCAAGAAGAAATACTTTAAAGTAGCAAAAAGCTCAACcgcctcatcaacatcctaCTCCTCTGACGCCATCAAACGGCGCAAAGTCCAGGAGGCCTCTCAACAAGAAGCCCACCGCAAAGCACAACTCGTCAAAAGACATATAAAAAGACACATTCTACAAAAGGACATTGTGTCTGGGGGCCTGTTGAACCGGGAAATCACTCGTGACTATCTGCCGGAGGATGGACGCGGGAGGAGATATGACGGGGATATTGGCGCCGCAGCCTGGGCGGGCGGGTTGCAGGCCAAGGGGGGTATCCCGTTTATGCCGAGCTTCGGAAGGGGGAGGGAGGTGAATATGAGTTGTTtttgggttggtggtggcgTTGCGTATGCAAGTGAGTGAATGTGTTTGAGGTGTGATTTGATGTGCTGACTTGTGTAGcgttggatgaggagagtCTTTTGGGGACGTATATCTCCACGGACGAGAATGACGTGTACGTGCTTGATTGGAGATGTGTTGAGGAAGGACTGACGTTTTTAGATTGTCGTTTGGTACGGATCCAGTGACGGGTGAGCGGCCGAGGGTGCCGCAGTTTCGGACGGAGATGATACGGTGTCCGCAGATGTCGTCGATAAAGTATCATGAGCCGACGCACAAGATGCTTCTGACATCACGGGAGCCGGACCGTAGTTGTGGATTGTATTTGTTCTCACCGGTTATTTCGGAGGATGACCGCAATGGAGGGAGGTGGATGCTGGGAGAAAGTGAGTCTACACAAAGACCCCTTGTACTCCATCGCACGCTCTTCAAATACAATCCCAGCAGGACCAAACTAACCTCACAGCCGACCACTACCAACGGCTCACCGTccaccgccgcctcaacGACGAATGGCTCGTCCACCAAAGCACGCCCGCCCCTCCATCATCCGACCTCCTCTGCGTAATGGGCACTAACAGCGGCATCGTACGCGTCCGCTGCAACGACTCCATGTCGTGGATCGCGCCGCCCAAACCCCCCAAAGGCACGCAACTACCCCTCGAAATCTTCGACCAAGATTTCCAGCAAGCGAATCACAATGTCATCCTCGCGGGGGGTCGACAGCCTCGTCTATGGACGACGGACCTGCGCACCCCCGCAACGGAATGGTCCTACGTCCAGCAACCGAGTTCGATAGCACACCTCCGCAGCGTGAATGAGCACCAGGTTCTCACCGCGGGGCTAAGGGACAAAATGGGCCTCTATGACATGCGGTTCATGAAGAAAGCGGCGGGTGGGACTGGCGCGCTGCTCTCTTTCCCGGGGTATAAGAATGCGGCGCATTTTCATGCAGGTTGGGATGTGAGCACTGAGCTGGGTGTCGTGGCGGCGGCACAGGACGACGGGACAGTCAAGTTGTTTTCGTTGCAGACTGGTAGGATACTAAGGAGTAGGGTGTTGGATGGAGTGCGGACAGATACGCCTGTCAAGGCATTGATGTTTAACTCCATGGGGGATAGAGACAAAGTGCCGAGTCTATGGGTAGGCAAGGGACAGGCACTTACAAAGTTTTCATTTGCATCACGGACATTGGAGGACGAAGCGTGATATTACATACTATCTATTTCAAAATACCCATTTCAGCGCTTACAACTACATACAATCTCTACATGTTCCATCCCACAATCCCATGTCGCAcacccatcaccaccactccAACAAAAAAGTAACCACCAAAAAGAATGCGTGATCTGGGAATCGAACCCAGGGCTCCCCGACGTTGCTGATGGCAACGGAGAATTTTACCACTAAACCAATCACGCTGAAAGAAGACcttcagaagaagaggaagaaaccGAGACAGAAGCTGCGTGATCTGGGAATCGAACCCAGGGCTCCCCGACGTTGCNNNNNNNNNNTGCGTGATCTGGGAATCGAACCCAGGGCTCCCCGACGTTGCTGATGGCAACGGAGAATTTTACCACTAAACCAATCACGCTGAAAGAAGACcttcagaagaagaggaagaaaccGAGACAGAAGCTGCGTGATCTGGGAATCGAACCCAGGGCTCCCCGACGTTGCGGATGGCAACGGAGAATTTTACCACTAAACCAATCACGCTGGTTGCTGAATCAGCTGGTTGGAAGGGGGGTCGATAATGTAATTTAAGAAGCTGGGTGTGCGTGTTGGGGAGAGAAATAATGATTTTGGTGTCGTGGTGTGGATAATCTTGAGGTCTGGTTTGGGTGGGAGGGATTAGGGCGTTGGGGTTTGGTGGGGCTGTGGGACAGAACTGGAATTGGAAATGGAATTTGAAATGAAATGTGACATGGAAAATGTGAAGGATATTGACAAGAGATTCAGCTGATGATATTCATATGCAGATTTAGCTGTTCAATATGACTTGTGTGGCTGGCAGAAGAAGTAAGAGGTATTAACAATTTATGTATGTACTAATATTCAAGTCCAACCTAGGCCATGAGGCTGATACCATATCCAGCCAGATTCTCAACGCTAAAGCAATTTGATCCCAAACGCCTAAACCTAGTAAACAATCGATGGATCCAATGTGAACAAGCCCACCAACTCAGGGAACGCACTCGCAAACCTCTCCCCGAGCTTCCAGTTATCCGCGTTCCTGATATGCCGCTCAAACACCGGATTTATAACAACCTCTTCCGAGTccggcagcagcaacaaagCATCCGTCTCCTCATACGGCCAGCTGACCCGCAGCGATGTCGTAAACGGGATGAACCAATTATCCAAGTCGTACTGACGAGGATTCCACACCCGAGCCAGCCGTTCCCTTAGAGCGGGGAAAGGTATCAGGTCAAGCCATGCCGGGTGAGCATAATCGTATTGTGACTGCACAGGAACCAGACACTCGGGGATGAGCTCAAAGTTTTCCCGGGTCGGCGCCAGCTGCCACCGCACCAGGAGAAACATGACGTACAGAGAGGCCACGCGTTCTGGTAGCCGTGATATACCGGGGAATGCGGAGAGAATGTCGGTAAAGACCCTTGAGAGAGGATGGCTGTATTGGCTGTTGGACGGGTTTAGAAGTGATGATACAGACGGGTATCGCGGGCCGATGACCTCCTGGATGGGGATTCCGTCCGCGATGCGCTGGCGCCGTTCCGAGAGGAAGTTGAGAAGTAGGGAATCTAGGGCACAAGACGGCTCACTGTGTTTGATTGGCCTTGCGTAGAAGGCAAGGGTGTCGGGATCTGTCTGTGGATTGTATTGTTGCTgtggcagaggcagaggatgatgagggagGGTTGCTGGGCTGCCAGATTGTCGGTATGGGTCAAGTGCCGCCGTTTCAGGTAGGTGTCCAGATGACGCTGATGATGCCCACGATGGCTGAGCGTCTTGCTCGTTGTGGCTGGCTGACCAGTCATGTTTCATGGGAACATGATGGTACTGCGGTGAGTCCTGAGCACCGTTCACGCCAGCTGGCACCGCACTTAGACGCTGCCCGGGTCGCAGTAAGAAGTCCAGCCCTAACCGCTCTCCGCCCATATTGAGGCCTTGGCGTAGCTGAAGTCTCTGGTTTTGTAGTTGTGCCATGTACATGTTTGAGTGAGTTTCCGAAGAACCGTTCTGGTCGTCACTTACACCCGGTGAAGcagtttgttgttgttgcggcagcggcagcggcggtTGTTCCAAATTGGCTGCAGGGGAAACTGACGTTGCCGGCGTAGTCACATTATATTGATGAATGCCTGGACTTGGTACAGTTGTAGTTGGTTGTGAAAACGTATGACACGGCGAGACGTGTGATACTTCGCCTGATGATGCTAAATCCAGCGGTTAGCCATCACTGCAAAGTGTAGCATGGTTGGTTGTCTCTGTGCCATAGGCtgacaaacaaaaacaagTGGCTAACAAACGTAAGACATACCGGAGCGAACAATAGGCTGCAGAATACCAATGATACTTGCCAACTGCCGCTTGATATCAGCATTCTCCTGTTCAACAACCTCCTTGGCCCTGACAACAGACTGAAGCTCCTGATACGGCTTCTGGTTCGTCAGTTCTTGAATACGCTTCTCCAGAGCATCAATTTGATTCTTAGTCCTCTCGCGAATAGCACGTTGTGCCTCTCGGTCTAAGTGTCAAGGCAACATGTTAGTCCACGTTATTTCCAAGTTTTCGACATAACATAGCAAAGCAACTCCAGACGTTGTACAAAGTACAGGGCTCAGGAGACGCAGTAGGTTGCCAAggaaaacaaacaaaaagtcaCTAATGAGTCGTGCCAACATCAAAAGTTGGTTCAACTCTCAAATAGCGTCACGCACCATTTGCtctcttcttggccaactgCTCTGGCGTCAAGTTGGCCACACCCCTACTGCCCGGTCccgtctttttcttcttcgcccCGGCTACGCCATCACCGGCGGCCTTCTCGTCATCTCTGACCTCGCCGTCCGGGGCCCGTTTGACGCCAgtgccaccaacagcagcaataccaccaccaccactgccaatgccaatgccgcGGCTAGGAGTGGCTTCCGCAACAGCAGGGGACCTCCCGTCAGGGCTCTCGGCCGCATCACTTCCTGCAGAAGCCATTGCAAGTCTCTGAAATTGTCCAGTCCGGCAGCCCGGCCGTCCGTGGTGGGCCAGCGAGTCCCGAGAATAGATGGCACTGCTTGTTTTGGGGTCGCCAGGGCCGGGTGGTTTCAATGCGGACGAGGGGGTGGGAAGTTTCCACTTCTTTCACCGATGGAGCGTTGCAAAAatgaccacgaccaccaccacacagAGCCCAAaccgaaaaaaaaaaataaagGGTCGACCGCCAACCGCCCAGGTGCCTTCACTCCTCCCCTCCGGGGGGCTAATCAAAGACGAACAAAGAGACAGG
This window contains:
- a CDS encoding plasma membrane ATPase 2 (similar to Aspergillus terreus NIH2624 XP_001209068.1); amino-acid sequence: MADDKVGAPALDTNIESGKFDEKAQQHQQQAPAEQVPKKVAAEDDEDDEDIDALIEDLESQDGHEGFDEEEEEGTPGGGRTVPEEMLQTDSRVGLTESEVVARRRKYGLNQMKEEKENLILKFFSYFVGPIQFVMEAAAVLAAGLEDWVDFGVICALLLLNAGVGFIQEYQAGSIVDELKKTLALKAVVLRDGTLKEIEAPEVVPGDILQVEEGTIIPADGRIVTEDAFLQVDQSAITGESLAVDKHKGDNCYASSAVKRGEAFIVVTSTGDNTFVGRAAALVSQSAGGTGHFTEVLNGIGTILLILVIFTLLVVWISSFYRSNPIVEILRFTLAITIVGVPVGLPAVVTTTMAVGAAYLAKKQAIVQKLSAIESLAGVEILCSDKTGTLTKNKLSLSEPYTVQGVDPDDLMLTACLAASRKKKGIDAIDKAFLKALKYYPRAKSVLSKYKVIDFHPFDPVSKKVQAVVESPQGERITCVKGAPLFVLKTVEEDHPIPEAVDKAYKNCVAEFATRGFRSLGVARKRGEGAWEILGIMPCSDPPRHDTARTINEAKILGLSIKMLTGDAVGIARETSRQLGLGTNVYNAERLGLGGGGDMPGSEVYDFVEAADGFAEVFPQHKYSVVEILQQRGYLVAMTGDGVNDAPSLKKADTGIAVEGASDAARSAADIVFLAPGLGAIIDALKTSRQIFHRMYAYVVYRIALSLHMEIFLGLWIAILNQSLNIQLVVFIAIFADIATLAIAYDNAPYSQTPVKWNLPKLWGMSVLLGVVLAVGTWIALTTMFAGGENGGIVQNFGKMDEVLFLEISLTENWLIFITRANGPFWSSIPSWQLTGAILVVDILATFFCLFGWFVGGQTSIVAVVRIWIFSFGVFAIMGGLYYFMQGSTGFDNLMHGKSPKKDQKQRSLEDFVVSLQRVSTQHEKSS
- a CDS encoding myocyte-specific enhancer factor 2d (similar to Metarhizium acridum CQMa 102 XP_007806367.1) produces the protein MEIPGYYYDTVKKKYFKVAKSSTASSTSYSSDAIKRRKVQEASQQEAHRKAQLVKRHIKRHILQKDIVSGGLLNREITRDYLPEDGRGRRYDGDIGAAAWAGGLQAKGGIPFMPSFGRGREVNMSCFWVGGGVAYATLDEESLLGTYISTDENDVLSFGTDPVTGERPRVPQFRTEMIRCPQMSSIKYHEPTHKMLLTSREPDRSCGLYLFSPVISEDDRNGGRWMLGETDHYQRLTVHRRLNDEWLVHQSTPAPPSSDLLCVMGTNSGIVRVRCNDSMSWIAPPKPPKGTQLPLEIFDQDFQQANHNVILAGGRQPRLWTTDLRTPATEWSYVQQPSSIAHLRSVNEHQVLTAGLRDKMGLYDMRFMKKAAGGTGALLSFPGYKNAAHFHAGWDVSTELGVVAAAQDDGTVKLFSLQTGRILRSRVLDGVRTDTPVKALMFNSMGDRDKVPSLWVGKGQALTKFSFASRTLEDEA
- a CDS encoding nucleoporin-interacting protein NIC96 (similar to Metarhizium acridum CQMa 102 XP_007806368.1) codes for the protein MASAGSDAAESPDGRSPAVAEATPSRGIGIGSGGGGIAAVGGTGVKRAPDGEVRDDEKAAGDGVAGAKKKKTGPGSRGVANLTPEQLAKKRANDREAQRAIRERTKNQIDALEKRIQELTNQKPYQELQSVVRAKEVVEQENADIKRQLASIIGILQPIVRSASSGEVSHVSPCHTFSQPTTTVPSPGIHQYNVTTPATSVSPAANLEQPPLPLPQQQQTASPGVSDDQNGSSETHSNMYMAQLQNQRLQLRQGLNMGGERLGLDFLLRPGQRLSAVPAGVNGAQDSPQYHHVPMKHDWSASHNEQDAQPSWASSASSGHLPETAALDPYRQSGSPATLPHHPLPLPQQQYNPQTDPDTLAFYARPIKHSEPSCALDSLLLNFLSERRQRIADGIPIQEVIGPRYPSVSSLLNPSNSQYSHPLSRVFTDILSAFPGISRLPERVASLYVMFLLVRWQLAPTRENFELIPECLVPVQSQYDYAHPAWLDLIPFPALRERLARVWNPRQYDLDNWFIPFTTSLRVSWPYEETDALLLLPDSEEVVINPVFERHIRNADNWKLGERFASAFPELVGLFTLDPSIVY